Proteins encoded in a region of the Rickettsia tillamookensis genome:
- a CDS encoding LD-carboxypeptidase → MKKIIFNKQRDLISIIAPASGCPDASDKLKEAIKILTLHGFKTLIDDKIFLGDELPFFAAPKEERLRMFKEAMENEQVKIIWAFRGGYGCSEFVEDCFNIKQKGDKILIGYSDITVLHLLLNNHYNIPTIHGSVLTSLLPPTNQAIMPIIDILEGKKSEIQLIPINKISEENITGKITGGNLTVFSKLIGTSIDLKKGNILLLEDINEKAYAVHRNLVQLKNVGIFEGIKAIIFGDFTKGDEFVEQAIKSFCLNHIPHIEAYKVVGIGHGEVNHPVIMNHEVIINSNVLSFTTPFEIVENK, encoded by the coding sequence ATGAAAAAAATTATTTTTAACAAACAACGAGATTTGATATCAATTATAGCACCGGCGTCAGGTTGTCCGGATGCTAGCGATAAACTAAAAGAAGCTATTAAAATACTAACTTTGCATGGTTTTAAAACTTTAATAGATGATAAGATTTTTTTAGGTGATGAATTGCCCTTTTTCGCGGCTCCTAAAGAGGAAAGGCTAAGAATGTTTAAAGAAGCTATGGAAAATGAGCAGGTTAAAATAATTTGGGCTTTTCGCGGTGGATATGGATGCAGTGAATTTGTAGAAGATTGTTTTAATATAAAGCAAAAAGGGGATAAAATCCTGATAGGCTATAGCGATATTACCGTTTTGCATTTATTACTAAATAACCATTATAATATCCCAACTATACACGGTTCAGTATTAACCTCGTTACTACCGCCTACTAATCAGGCTATTATGCCTATAATAGATATTCTTGAAGGGAAAAAGAGTGAAATACAACTTATACCTATAAATAAAATTAGCGAAGAAAATATAACAGGCAAGATAACAGGCGGCAATTTAACGGTTTTTAGCAAATTGATAGGAACTTCTATTGACCTAAAAAAGGGTAATATATTACTGCTTGAAGATATTAATGAAAAAGCCTATGCCGTGCATCGTAATCTAGTTCAATTAAAAAATGTTGGTATATTTGAGGGCATAAAGGCAATAATTTTTGGTGATTTTACTAAAGGGGATGAGTTTGTAGAACAAGCTATAAAAAGTTTTTGTTTAAATCATATTCCGCATATAGAAGCTTATAAAGTAGTAGGAATAGGGCATGGAGAGGTAAATCATCCGGTTATTATGAATCATGAAGTAATTATAAACAGTAATGTTTTAAGCTTTACTACCCCTTTTGAAATAGTAGAAAACAAATGA
- the hemC gene encoding hydroxymethylbilane synthase: protein MINSIRIGTRKSPLALIQTNLVIQRIKQYFPDINCEIVPIITSGDLIQNKPLYDIGGKALFLKEIEQALFDKKIDLAVHSLKDVPGRIPEELVIAAVLEREDPRDVFVCLNYKSIEELPQNAVIGSSAVRRKAFIQKIRPDLKVTFFRGNVDSRIKKLMTAEVDATILAYAGLKRLGAFNPEYCHLIDYAQMLPCIGQGVIAVEIRQDDNAMLEICNQINHLPTFELIKPERAFLEYLYANCRTPIAAYSKYLDADNIKTDFMLSNLDGSKITFHTETTNTKTSKEAAIKAAKVMLNQLDE, encoded by the coding sequence ATGATAAATTCTATCAGAATAGGTACAAGAAAAAGTCCCCTTGCTTTAATACAAACTAATTTAGTTATTCAGCGAATCAAACAATATTTTCCTGATATTAATTGTGAAATAGTACCAATTATTACTAGCGGGGATTTAATCCAAAATAAACCATTATACGATATAGGAGGTAAAGCTTTATTTTTAAAGGAAATAGAGCAAGCCTTGTTTGATAAAAAAATTGACTTAGCCGTTCATTCTTTAAAAGACGTACCCGGTAGAATACCTGAAGAGCTAGTAATTGCCGCTGTTTTAGAGCGTGAAGACCCTAGAGATGTTTTTGTATGTTTAAATTATAAATCCATAGAAGAACTGCCGCAAAATGCCGTAATAGGTAGCTCGGCAGTACGAAGAAAAGCATTCATCCAAAAAATAAGACCGGATTTAAAGGTAACGTTTTTTAGGGGGAATGTTGATTCAAGAATAAAAAAGTTAATGACTGCCGAAGTTGACGCAACGATTTTAGCATATGCAGGGCTTAAAAGGCTAGGGGCGTTTAATCCGGAGTATTGTCACCTTATAGATTATGCTCAGATGCTGCCGTGTATAGGGCAGGGAGTCATTGCAGTTGAAATACGACAAGATGATAATGCTATGCTTGAGATATGCAACCAAATTAATCACCTTCCTACCTTTGAGCTAATAAAACCTGAAAGAGCTTTTTTAGAATATCTATATGCTAATTGCCGTACACCGATTGCTGCTTACTCTAAATATTTAGATGCAGATAATATAAAAACCGATTTCATGTTAAGTAACCTTGACGGTAGTAAAATAACCTTCCATACTGAAACCACAAATACAAAAACCTCAAAAGAAGCAGCTATAAAAGCCGCTAAGGTGATGTTAAATCAGCTAGACGAATAG
- a CDS encoding N-acetylmuramoyl-L-alanine amidase yields MKTIIEIKKDYLRDMDLYPLSLGQEGETTNPQPDKCNNFNYRKNDGSPTYLMQHYTFVDFNETIKIFTTNESLSAHYVITSDGTIQEFVAPQYRAYHAGPGNLSIGSKLNPNLASNIIKDDLNSWSIGIENVNNGNEEFTPEQIEANVLLCEHLCNMYSSLNPKLMLSHADWLYDKIDPGPYFPYELLANSSEKYEVTRNFGIYPRKAELQLKQKPEEVLSYKEQAAREDIEHYQSLLREYGYDIDEEENGVLGTKTLQAVLAYNLHFNGPEILNDELKKQAWNDLWCNFSNYETRMLLSQLTENDVKCLADILDQY; encoded by the coding sequence ATGAAAACGATTATAGAGATAAAAAAAGATTATTTAAGAGATATGGACTTATATCCTCTTTCTCTTGGGCAAGAGGGAGAAACTACAAACCCTCAACCGGATAAATGTAATAATTTTAACTATAGAAAAAATGATGGAAGCCCAACGTATTTAATGCAGCATTACACGTTTGTTGATTTTAATGAGACGATAAAAATATTTACTACTAATGAGTCACTATCAGCTCATTATGTTATAACAAGCGATGGTACGATTCAAGAATTTGTTGCTCCGCAGTATAGAGCTTACCATGCAGGACCGGGTAATTTGTCTATAGGTTCTAAATTAAATCCTAATTTAGCTTCTAATATAATAAAAGACGATCTGAATAGTTGGAGTATAGGAATTGAGAATGTTAATAACGGAAACGAAGAATTTACACCAGAACAGATAGAAGCTAATGTCCTGTTGTGTGAGCATTTATGCAATATGTATTCTTCTCTTAATCCTAAGCTTATGCTAAGCCATGCAGATTGGCTTTATGACAAAATTGATCCAGGTCCATATTTTCCTTACGAATTATTAGCAAATTCTAGCGAGAAATATGAGGTAACACGAAATTTTGGTATATATCCTAGAAAAGCTGAATTACAGTTAAAACAAAAACCAGAAGAGGTTTTATCTTATAAAGAGCAAGCAGCTAGAGAAGATATAGAACATTATCAATCTTTATTAAGAGAATATGGTTATGATATAGATGAAGAAGAAAACGGAGTATTGGGTACAAAAACCTTACAAGCTGTATTAGCGTATAACCTTCATTTTAATGGACCTGAAATACTAAATGATGAGTTAAAAAAACAAGCATGGAATGATTTATGGTGTAATTTCAGTAATTATGAGACACGAATGTTATTAAGTCAATTAACTGAGAATGATGTAAAATGTTTGGCGGATATTTTAGATCAGTACTAA
- a CDS encoding alpha/beta fold hydrolase yields MKEEEIKTDYSFIKNYRLNKLKEDNVHKLNWLFLPGGPGMGANYLIDFVARLDLQGSLFIGDFPGDGDNRNTEEISYEDWKSGLIEVVTKLHPCILVTHSFSGMFALTIDSLEKLLVGLVIMNSAPDNSWIGLIKEAATKYNLPDISNDLKELYTNPTDHQLKKFFYANIPYIFCEHEITEGTKILELSPYNIKTRIWGDQEFHNWYQHSWIPEKLPTLIIGSHDDRLLPIKLFLGNTEWSRPNIKIIELHGTGHFPWLSCFDRINEELSGLTKDINELGLL; encoded by the coding sequence ATGAAAGAGGAAGAAATAAAAACTGATTATTCATTTATAAAAAATTATAGGCTAAATAAATTAAAAGAAGACAATGTCCATAAACTTAATTGGCTTTTTCTTCCTGGTGGTCCTGGTATGGGAGCTAATTATTTGATTGATTTCGTGGCAAGATTGGATTTACAAGGCTCATTATTTATAGGAGATTTTCCTGGAGATGGTGATAATCGTAATACTGAAGAAATAAGTTATGAAGATTGGAAGTCCGGTTTAATAGAAGTAGTAACTAAATTACACCCTTGTATACTTGTTACCCATTCTTTTAGCGGTATGTTTGCGTTAACCATAGATAGTTTAGAAAAATTATTAGTAGGCTTAGTTATAATGAATAGTGCTCCGGATAATAGTTGGATTGGATTAATAAAAGAAGCTGCTACTAAATATAATTTACCGGATATAAGCAATGATCTAAAGGAGTTATATACAAACCCAACGGATCATCAATTAAAGAAGTTTTTTTATGCAAATATCCCATATATATTTTGTGAACACGAAATCACAGAAGGAACGAAGATACTAGAATTGAGTCCGTATAATATAAAAACGAGAATATGGGGTGATCAAGAGTTTCATAACTGGTATCAACATAGCTGGATACCTGAAAAATTACCGACGTTAATTATTGGAAGTCATGACGATAGATTACTTCCTATTAAATTATTTTTGGGAAATACAGAATGGTCTCGTCCTAACATCAAAATAATTGAGCTACATGGTACAGGACATTTTCCTTGGTTAAGTTGCTTTGATCGAATTAATGAAGAATTGTCAGGGCTGACAAAAGATATAAATGAATTAGGCTTATTATAA
- the trpS gene encoding tryptophan--tRNA ligase, translating to MKKTVLSGVQATGSLHLGNYLGSIRNWVKMQEEYNCFFFLADLHAITVDIKPLELNNSIMGVLAVYLAAGLNPDKVTIFAQSMVKEHAELAWLLNCVTPLGWLKRMTQFKDKAGSDQEKACLGLFSYPVLMAADILIYKADIVPVGEDQKQHLELTRDIAGVINRRFDKEILKVPEVLISETGTRIMSLRDGLKKMSKSDISDFSRINLKDDNDLIHQKIKKAKTDHLSFVSYDKETRPEISNLLDIYRSLSEESLEKIINNYQNQGFAKFKEDLTEIIITNLQPIRDKYLELMNDKEYLLKILRIGAEKARIRASETVNEVKEQFGFVI from the coding sequence ATGAAAAAAACTGTTCTTTCCGGTGTGCAAGCAACCGGTTCTTTACATCTCGGTAACTATTTAGGTTCAATTAGAAATTGGGTTAAAATGCAGGAAGAATATAATTGTTTTTTCTTCTTAGCGGATTTGCATGCTATCACGGTTGATATTAAGCCCTTAGAACTTAATAATTCAATTATGGGGGTTCTTGCCGTTTATTTAGCAGCAGGGCTTAACCCCGACAAAGTAACGATTTTTGCCCAGAGTATGGTAAAAGAGCATGCAGAACTTGCTTGGCTACTAAATTGTGTTACACCGCTTGGATGGTTAAAGCGAATGACGCAATTTAAAGATAAAGCCGGAAGCGATCAAGAGAAAGCATGCCTTGGATTATTTTCTTATCCGGTACTTATGGCAGCCGATATATTGATATATAAAGCCGATATAGTGCCTGTCGGTGAAGACCAAAAACAGCATCTAGAACTAACAAGAGATATTGCAGGGGTGATAAATAGGAGATTTGATAAAGAAATTCTAAAAGTTCCTGAGGTTTTAATTAGTGAAACAGGTACAAGAATCATGAGCTTACGGGATGGATTAAAGAAAATGAGTAAATCTGATATTTCGGATTTTTCCCGTATCAATTTAAAAGACGATAACGATCTTATTCATCAAAAAATAAAAAAAGCCAAAACCGATCATTTAAGCTTTGTTAGCTATGATAAAGAAACAAGACCGGAAATTAGTAATTTATTAGATATTTATAGAAGTTTATCCGAAGAAAGTTTAGAAAAAATAATCAATAATTATCAGAACCAAGGTTTTGCAAAATTTAAAGAAGATTTGACAGAAATTATTATTACAAATCTACAACCGATACGTGATAAATATTTAGAATTAATGAATGATAAAGAATATTTATTAAAAATACTACGCATTGGAGCAGAAAAAGCAAGAATTAGGGCTTCTGAAACGGTTAACGAAGTTAAAGAGCAATTCGGATTTGTAATTTAA
- a CDS encoding lysophospholipid acyltransferase family protein yields MLWRLRILSFYGLLSLFTFIFFLICYIPVTFFNVNYQIRYRIAIIFSYAFVWLAKICCGLKYEVEGLEKLPKTISVVVSNHQSFWDQMFMQLIIPKHSWVLKRELFNIPLLGWGLRMVKPIAVDRGTNSSVAQILREGQEKIKEGLWLIIFPESTKVPPDRTVKFKPSAVKLASITKVPIVMMAHNAGLFWPRGFWFKQPGTIKVKIIGVIEKEEIEQTDVRILNDKVEQIINSEKQKLLN; encoded by the coding sequence ATGCTTTGGCGTTTAAGAATTTTATCATTTTACGGATTATTATCATTATTCACATTTATTTTTTTTCTTATATGTTACATACCCGTAACATTTTTCAATGTCAACTATCAAATAAGATACAGAATTGCCATTATTTTTTCTTATGCTTTTGTGTGGCTTGCAAAAATTTGTTGCGGTCTTAAATATGAAGTAGAGGGGCTTGAGAAATTACCGAAAACAATCTCAGTAGTCGTGTCTAATCACCAATCCTTTTGGGATCAAATGTTTATGCAGCTAATTATCCCTAAACATTCTTGGGTATTAAAGCGTGAATTATTTAACATACCTTTGCTTGGTTGGGGGCTTCGGATGGTTAAACCTATTGCGGTTGACCGTGGTACTAATAGCTCGGTTGCTCAGATTTTAAGAGAAGGTCAGGAAAAAATAAAAGAAGGGCTATGGTTAATAATATTTCCGGAATCAACCAAAGTCCCACCTGATAGAACAGTAAAATTTAAGCCAAGTGCCGTAAAGCTTGCTTCAATTACTAAAGTTCCAATTGTAATGATGGCTCATAATGCCGGTTTATTTTGGCCTAGAGGGTTTTGGTTTAAGCAGCCTGGAACTATAAAGGTAAAGATTATAGGTGTAATAGAAAAAGAAGAAATAGAACAAACAGACGTACGTATACTTAATGACAAGGTTGAGCAAATTATTAACAGTGAAAAGCAAAAATTATTAAATTAA
- a CDS encoding host attachment protein, producing MVSTAPLKLIAVIDSKQMMLYDALGIKITTNKPLKLSLDLEEHHHHREKRQSLYQNKSTPASLFEPHTSLKDIEHKEAARSVIKHLEKVTTADQAKYKELIIVAEPQMLGCIRQELKNGLKKMITKEIAKDLVQHSADAIERAVFS from the coding sequence ATGGTAAGTACAGCACCGTTAAAATTAATTGCAGTTATCGATAGTAAGCAAATGATGCTTTACGACGCGTTGGGGATTAAAATTACTACTAATAAACCTTTAAAATTATCTTTGGATTTAGAGGAGCATCACCACCATAGAGAAAAAAGACAAAGCCTTTACCAAAATAAATCTACACCGGCTTCGTTATTTGAGCCGCATACTTCGCTAAAAGATATAGAACATAAAGAAGCAGCAAGGAGCGTTATTAAACATCTAGAGAAAGTAACTACCGCTGATCAAGCTAAATATAAGGAATTGATTATTGTAGCAGAACCGCAAATGCTTGGATGTATTAGACAAGAGCTTAAAAACGGTTTAAAAAAGATGATTACTAAAGAAATTGCTAAGGATTTAGTGCAACATAGTGCAGATGCAATAGAGCGAGCAGTATTCTCTTAG
- a CDS encoding type II toxin-antitoxin system YafQ family toxin — translation MLINNITLPQKYRPHKLTGDHYPKWECHIEPDWLLIYEIKKDIIILYRTGTHSDLF, via the coding sequence ATGCTTATAAACAATATTACTTTACCACAAAAATATAGACCTCATAAACTCACAGGTGATCATTACCCAAAATGGGAATGTCATATTGAACCTGATTGGCTATTAATATATGAAATAAAAAAAGATATAATTATTTTATATCGTACCGGCACTCATTCCGATTTATTTTAA
- a CDS encoding type II toxin-antitoxin system RelB/DinJ family antitoxin, producing the protein MNTVDIRLRISADTKTEAEEIFKQMGMTMSEAMRIFLNQCINSGGLPFKPHIKIPNKETLESFKQAENGEFESYNLKQFEKFLDDIAK; encoded by the coding sequence ATGAATACGGTAGATATTAGATTACGTATTTCAGCAGATACAAAGACAGAAGCAGAAGAAATATTTAAGCAAATGGGGATGACTATGTCGGAAGCTATGAGGATATTCCTAAATCAATGTATAAATAGCGGTGGTTTGCCTTTCAAACCACATATTAAGATTCCTAATAAAGAAACATTAGAATCATTTAAGCAGGCAGAAAACGGTGAGTTTGAAAGCTATAATTTAAAACAATTTGAAAAATTTTTAGACGACATAGCTAAATGA
- a CDS encoding alpha/beta hydrolase, protein MPQIYFNGPKGRIEGRYAKATSPNAPIALVLHPHPLYEGNMNNKVVYNAYKILADNGYTVLRINFRGVGGSQGKFDNGVGEVVDAGAALDWLQQNNPNAQSNLILGFSFGAWIAMQLVMRRPEINHFIAISPPVNTIHKYDFSFLSPCPIPGFILQGDNDSIVSADDVKDLANRLSKQQSHIKVDYKIINGADHFFRYKTEEFSKAINDYLITIQSNYHHHNNNVNEEISKSQKKLFLY, encoded by the coding sequence ATGCCGCAAATTTATTTTAACGGTCCGAAAGGACGAATTGAAGGAAGATATGCAAAAGCTACCTCACCTAATGCTCCTATTGCATTAGTTCTTCATCCTCATCCTTTATATGAGGGTAATATGAATAATAAAGTAGTTTATAATGCCTATAAAATTTTAGCAGATAACGGTTATACCGTCTTACGTATTAATTTTAGAGGAGTAGGGGGATCGCAAGGTAAATTTGATAATGGAGTCGGTGAAGTTGTGGATGCTGGGGCAGCTCTCGACTGGTTACAGCAGAATAACCCAAATGCTCAGTCTAATCTGATATTAGGATTTTCTTTCGGAGCATGGATAGCTATGCAGCTTGTAATGAGACGTCCGGAAATAAATCATTTTATTGCTATTTCGCCGCCGGTTAATACAATTCATAAATATGACTTCTCATTCCTTTCACCTTGTCCCATCCCGGGATTTATATTACAAGGAGATAATGATAGTATAGTATCGGCAGATGATGTAAAAGACCTAGCAAATAGATTATCTAAGCAACAATCCCATATTAAAGTTGATTATAAAATTATCAATGGGGCTGACCATTTCTTTCGTTATAAAACTGAAGAATTTTCTAAAGCAATAAATGATTATTTAATAACGATCCAATCTAATTATCATCACCATAATAACAATGTAAATGAAGAAATTAGTAAGAGCCAAAAGAAACTATTTTTATATTAG
- a CDS encoding heme biosynthesis HemY N-terminal domain-containing protein, translating into MFRLLLICAAFLLLYFGFTLIESFDSKVFISLYDYNIETTLFFSLILGLLTLVSCFIVIRFLILIIDLPSKIHNIFNKRKINHDRYTLILAFAEYIMNNKAKSASIARKNLSSEDLKDSQEFHNLILAVTEEDVDRKISYFQKLITSKEFVFYGSKNLAKLYYDKSLYEKAENYATKAYNFNELDSDNLITLMRCYARLSLWTKFTFITNKLAKFHKHESMPEIAEYYLLAAKQEVESNNTANAIDYLETAIDLNFYNDELLEFYFNLNDKLNINKKTKILKDAFRITPSLKLVQLFKKFTSLSDRQIYEELTQELDAKKDEILILAIEAYLEL; encoded by the coding sequence ATGTTTAGGTTATTGCTAATATGTGCTGCTTTTTTATTGCTTTATTTCGGATTTACTTTAATAGAGAGCTTTGATTCAAAAGTTTTTATTAGTTTATACGATTATAATATTGAAACTACTTTATTCTTTAGTCTTATTTTAGGATTATTAACATTAGTTTCTTGTTTTATTGTAATTAGATTTTTAATATTAATTATCGATTTACCGTCTAAAATACATAATATTTTTAATAAACGAAAAATTAATCATGATAGATATACTTTAATTTTAGCTTTTGCCGAATATATTATGAATAATAAAGCTAAATCTGCTTCTATTGCCCGCAAAAATTTATCTTCTGAAGATCTAAAAGATTCACAAGAATTCCATAATTTAATCTTAGCCGTAACTGAAGAGGATGTAGATAGAAAAATTTCCTATTTTCAAAAACTTATTACATCTAAAGAATTTGTTTTTTACGGTAGCAAAAACCTAGCAAAACTTTATTATGATAAATCCTTGTATGAGAAAGCAGAAAATTACGCAACAAAGGCTTATAATTTCAATGAACTTGATAGTGACAATTTAATTACTTTAATGCGTTGTTACGCTAGACTTTCTCTATGGACAAAATTTACTTTTATAACAAATAAGCTCGCAAAATTTCACAAACATGAGTCTATGCCGGAAATTGCTGAGTATTATTTATTAGCAGCAAAGCAAGAAGTAGAAAGTAATAATACAGCTAATGCTATAGATTATTTGGAAACAGCTATAGATTTAAATTTTTATAATGACGAATTACTAGAATTTTACTTTAATTTAAATGATAAGCTTAATATTAATAAAAAGACCAAAATATTAAAAGATGCTTTTCGTATTACTCCATCTTTAAAATTAGTGCAGCTATTTAAAAAATTTACTTCTCTATCAGATAGGCAAATTTACGAAGAATTAACTCAAGAGTTAGATGCTAAAAAAGATGAAATATTAATTTTGGCAATAGAAGCTTATTTAGAATTATAG
- a CDS encoding palindromic element RPE2 domain-containing protein, translating into MQKFDSLFKSKNIFFIAIVIFVLSSFTFYHNRADILKLFKSENKDLSQIPDQAVENKENTAEEKEVAPLLSTKSLLNYVSSLKFPEALPEQKLETISVSSRDKEQEAKPIANRKAINDKVIIFKSLDYTADTSKISTLDYINYLLNVNLLVYNFMQDKDYSKELKTVYFNWLPIDIKNILTNLEAYNNNYLFSKSSSTKVISPINHKWLEKFIKIEKKPSDITTKEQDKALILEKLNYLIDFLYSEKFMQEFVNKDV; encoded by the coding sequence ATGCAAAAATTTGATAGTTTATTTAAAAGCAAAAACATCTTTTTTATAGCAATAGTAATATTTGTCTTATCTTCTTTTACTTTTTATCATAATAGAGCCGATATTTTAAAACTGTTTAAAAGTGAAAATAAAGATTTAAGTCAAATTCCTGATCAAGCAGTAGAAAATAAAGAAAATACTGCAGAAGAAAAGGAAGTAGCCCCTCTATTATCTACTAAGTCGCTTTTAAATTACGTAAGTTCTTTAAAGTTTCCTGAAGCGTTGCCTGAACAGAAACTAGAAACTATTTCAGTTTCATCCAGAGATAAAGAGCAAGAAGCAAAGCCTATAGCTAATAGGAAAGCGATAAATGATAAAGTAATCATATTCAAATCACTTGATTATACCGCAGATACTTCAAAAATATCTACTCTAGATTATATTAATTACTTATTAAACGTAAATTTATTAGTATATAATTTCATGCAAGATAAGGATTATAGTAAAGAACTAAAAACAGTATATTTCAACTGGTTACCTATAGATATAAAGAATATTTTAACGAACTTAGAAGCATATAATAATAATTATCTTTTCTCAAAATCAAGTAGTACGAAAGTAATTTCCCCCATTAATCATAAATGGCTAGAGAAATTTATCAAAATTGAGAAAAAACCTTCCGATATAACGACAAAAGAACAGGATAAAGCTCTAATTTTAGAGAAATTAAACTATCTAATCGATTTTCTTTATTCAGAAAAATTTATGCAGGAGTTTGTAAATAAAGATGTTTAG
- a CDS encoding uroporphyrinogen-III synthase, with amino-acid sequence MKSVLLTRSIKENNETIKEINQYNLDLRYIHCPLIKYEPLDFNIDILNDYSNIIITSKYAANILAKYTADTSNVGSQISGESAQRIKIREHRRIPKFDVPNLEVSKVYDLKQDIWVVGSKSKRLLGKKVVYTAKNVEDLIKHFPPDLYEQAIYLSSNEITKDLPNKIARHIIYNVEYLNELPVSIVKEFENNIDFILLYSQNSAKTFLRLLLQNNLLEYLQDSLVVAISLKVANIVRPFIKNVVYCDDQNHNDIIKLLSENAKI; translated from the coding sequence ATGAAATCGGTTTTATTAACTAGAAGCATTAAAGAAAATAATGAAACTATAAAGGAAATAAATCAATATAATTTAGATTTACGTTATATTCATTGTCCTTTAATTAAATATGAACCCCTAGATTTTAATATTGATATTTTAAACGATTATTCAAATATAATAATTACTAGTAAATATGCGGCAAATATCCTAGCTAAGTATACCGCAGATACTTCAAACGTTGGAAGTCAAATAAGCGGTGAGTCTGCACAGCGTATAAAAATACGTGAGCACAGGCGAATCCCGAAATTTGACGTACCAAATCTTGAAGTATCAAAGGTATATGACTTAAAGCAAGATATTTGGGTAGTAGGTAGTAAGTCAAAACGATTATTAGGCAAGAAAGTAGTCTATACCGCTAAAAACGTGGAAGATTTGATTAAGCATTTTCCTCCTGATTTATATGAGCAGGCTATATATTTATCTTCAAATGAAATTACTAAAGATTTGCCTAATAAAATAGCTAGACATATCATTTATAATGTAGAATATTTGAATGAGTTGCCCGTATCTATTGTAAAAGAATTTGAAAACAATATTGACTTTATACTTCTTTATTCTCAGAATAGTGCTAAAACTTTTTTAAGATTATTACTTCAAAATAATTTACTAGAATACTTACAAGATAGTTTAGTTGTAGCTATAAGTTTGAAAGTCGCAAATATAGTTAGACCTTTTATAAAAAATGTGGTTTATTGTGATGATCAAAACCATAACGATATAATCAAGTTATTATCCGAAAATGCAAAAATTTGA